TTCGCTCCAAAACCGATAACCTGGAAGTATTGCAAGCTAAAATGACAGAATATAGAGACAATGGTGTACGTCTGAGTTGGTTGATAGATCGTTACAATCGCCAAGCTTTGGTTTATCGCGCTGATGGTTCGATCACTCAATATCCTCCAGAGGCGATCCTAACGGGAGAAGATATAGTACCTGGTTTCAAATTAGAACTAAAGTTTCTATTGTAGAAAATGTTTAAAGTATACGGTGACGTCAATTCCGGTAACTGTTATAAAGTAAAATTATTACTCTCTCAGCTCAAATTACCCTTTGAATGGATTGAGATTGATATCCTTAAAAAAGAAACGCGTACTCCTGAATTTTTAACTATAAACCCTAACGGAAGAATTCCGGTACTCGAATGGGAAACGGGACACTTCCTCTGGGAATCTAACGCAATTATGCACTTTTTGAGTGAAGGAACTGAGTTTTTACCCTGCGATCGCCTGCAACGAGCTCAGGTGCTGCAATGGTTGTTCTTTGAACAGTATAGCCATGAACCCTATATCGCCACATCTCGCTATTTGATTCGCTATCTAAAAGGTGAAGAAAAATACCAAAAGGTTTTAGCAGAAAAACGTCCTTTGGGTTATGCAGCTTTAGGTGTAATGGAAAAGCATTTGAAAGAACATCCTTTTTTTGTCGGAGATGTATATTCAATAGCTGATATCGGACTATACGCTTACACTCACGTAGCAGCAGAAGGGGGATTCGATTTGTCTCAATACACCGCTATTCTGGCTTGGTTTGAACGTATCCAATCCCAGCTTAATTACCTCAAGATCGGATGACTACAATTGCTTACAGCTATCTTGACCCATTGCTAGATAATATCTCTGAGCTTGAGAAGTGGGATGTTGATCGTATCTATCAGGATTTAGGTAAGCGAGAACAGTTAGAACAACTGCTTTTAGATTGTCAAAGTAACCCACCCCAACGCCTGTTAGTGAGAAGTTTAGTAGAATTGGGAGATTCTCTGACAGAAATTAGCGATCGCCTGACACAACTAGAAGGGTTAGGAATAGAAGTAATCGCTTTAGCGCAAGATTATCAATCCTCTCCCATTAAAGCTAATCTAGTACAATTACTAACAGCGATTCAAACCAATCTTAACAGTCGACGTCTGCGTCAAGGACACGCACGCAACCGAATTCAAGCTCTTCCCCCTCCGGGAAAACCTCCCTATGGTTATCGTCGTGGTCAAGATCGCTATCTGATTGATCGCGCTACCGCTCCTGTAGTTAAAGATTTTTTTGAACATTTCTTGCTCTACGGTAATCTGCGTCAAGGAGTCCGTTATCTCGCTAAAAAATATGGTAAAAAAATTGCCGTATCTACTGGACGCCATTGGTTAACCAATCCCGTTTACCGTGGTCATTTAGGCGGATCTCAGGGTAAAATTATTCTCAATACCCACGCTCCCATTCTTTCCCCTGGAGAAGCCGCTCAAATCGATCGCTTACTGCGACGTAACGCTAGCCTACCCCCTCGTACTGCTAGTGCTTCTCGTTCTTTAGCTGGGTTAGTGGTGTGTCAGGAGTGTCACTCCTCCATGACGATTACTCGCGTCACTCAGCGCTACAACAAAATAGAGTATCTTTACTTACGTCCCGTTAACTGTCCCAGACAGCCCAAGTGCAAGGCGATCGCCTACTCTGAGATTCTCAAAGCTACCATTGAACGCATCTGTCTCGATTTACCCAGCGCTGTCTCTAAATTAGAAACAACAGGATTAATAGAGTTTAAAACCACTCTCGACGCACAAATCAGCCAGAAACAAGCAATTATCGAGCAAATACCCACCCTAGAAACCGAAGGTATTTTTGATGAACAGAGCGCTCAAATACGTATTTATCAGCTTAAGACAGAAATTGCCGCTCTTAACGATCAAGTCGCCCAGTTACCCCCCATTAATCTCCAGGCGATCGCTAACACCGTCTCTCTCCCAGAATTTTGGTTCGATTTATCTGAAGTAGAACGTCGCTTTTATTTCCGAGAATTTATCCAGCAAATTACTATTATTCGTTTAAATTGTGACTCCAACCTCTGGAAAGTAGAGCTATTATTCATTTTTTGAGCTCTGGAATATAATCACTTAACACACATACAAAAAGCAAGTAATATGGTGTTATAGAGCGATCGCACTTTAGCGAGAACCCCACAGGTGCGCTAAACAGAGCAGAATAAAACTCAACTGGGGTCTGTTTTCTGACTGTTGTCTGACAACCATTCGTTTAGGTCTGAAACTGTGTTAAAATCCAGTAACATTTCCTCTAATGACTCTAGTTTTTCTGGGGTTAATCGGGCGATTGAGTTGGTGATTTCTGGGTCTAAATCGCCAAATCGGCGCGTGAGTAGGCGTAGAATTAAGTTAATTTTACCTTTGGCTTCACCTTCGGCTTTACCCAGTTCAAAACCTTCCTGTATCGCTCTGGCTCTGTCTTCTTGATATAGTGGTGCTAATCTCATAATTAACTCCTGATCTTCTCCATCTTTTTGATTTATTTCTAGATTCTTCTGCAACGTGTACAGTACTTCTAATATACCTGATTTGTAGGGATACTCTGGGGGTAGGTTTACTAGTTCGTCTATCCCTTGTCGTTGCACTTTTCCTCTTCCTAATAATCTTAACCAGAGTGTATCTGGAGTTACCGGTAGTTGATGTACTACTACGATCGCTGTTCTTAATGATTCTGGTAAGAAATAAATCCCTTCGACCCAGTCTGGTTGCAGTTTAGCCCCAAATTGCTCTAGTTTTTCCCTTGACGCAGTTGGGGTAATGATCCATAATCGCGGTGAGTCTTGTGTTGATAAACTTCTGTTGTTTCTGGTGGCTTCTCTTTGTTTATACGCAGTGATTTGCAGTAGTTTTAAGAGACAGTCTTTGATTTCTTTGGTGCTAACTGGGTTGCGATAGGGTTCTAGTAAGCAGTCGGTAGCTGCTAGTCTGGCTAGTATTCCTAAGGTTGAAGGGAGATTAGGGCTATTAGGACTGAAATAAAGGTCTATTTCCCTAATTTCTCCTGCTAGTTGTTTTGCTACTTCTACATTTCCTGAGGGATTGAGTAAAATCTCGAGGTAGTCTTTGCTAAATTGGTCGTAGATGAATCTGGTCAATTGGGGTGTTTTTGTTTTGCAGATCAGGGTTATTTTAGCCTAGTTAAGGTACTAAATAACCCCAGTTTCCTAAAAAACCGGGGAAGTTTATAATAGTTATTTGGCTCTAATTACTGACGGGGGGACAAGCTCGTTGAACGGTTTGTTTTACAAGGATTTCGCAGAATGCGATCGCTAAAAAAATTAGTAAAAATTTTTGGCTTATTGAGAATGAAGATTTTTTTAGAGATTGAAATGGGAATCCAGAGTTTTGTTGACTTTTTACTCAACATAAAGAGAAATAATAGTTGTTAAATTTTG
This genomic window from Gloeocapsa sp. PCC 73106 contains:
- a CDS encoding recombinase family protein, yielding MTTIAYSYLDPLLDNISELEKWDVDRIYQDLGKREQLEQLLLDCQSNPPQRLLVRSLVELGDSLTEISDRLTQLEGLGIEVIALAQDYQSSPIKANLVQLLTAIQTNLNSRRLRQGHARNRIQALPPPGKPPYGYRRGQDRYLIDRATAPVVKDFFEHFLLYGNLRQGVRYLAKKYGKKIAVSTGRHWLTNPVYRGHLGGSQGKIILNTHAPILSPGEAAQIDRLLRRNASLPPRTASASRSLAGLVVCQECHSSMTITRVTQRYNKIEYLYLRPVNCPRQPKCKAIAYSEILKATIERICLDLPSAVSKLETTGLIEFKTTLDAQISQKQAIIEQIPTLETEGIFDEQSAQIRIYQLKTEIAALNDQVAQLPPINLQAIANTVSLPEFWFDLSEVERRFYFREFIQQITIIRLNCDSNLWKVELLFIF
- a CDS encoding glutathione S-transferase family protein, which gives rise to MFKVYGDVNSGNCYKVKLLLSQLKLPFEWIEIDILKKETRTPEFLTINPNGRIPVLEWETGHFLWESNAIMHFLSEGTEFLPCDRLQRAQVLQWLFFEQYSHEPYIATSRYLIRYLKGEEKYQKVLAEKRPLGYAALGVMEKHLKEHPFFVGDVYSIADIGLYAYTHVAAEGGFDLSQYTAILAWFERIQSQLNYLKIG
- a CDS encoding DUF4351 domain-containing protein, which produces MTRFIYDQFSKDYLEILLNPSGNVEVAKQLAGEIREIDLYFSPNSPNLPSTLGILARLAATDCLLEPYRNPVSTKEIKDCLLKLLQITAYKQREATRNNRSLSTQDSPRLWIITPTASREKLEQFGAKLQPDWVEGIYFLPESLRTAIVVVHQLPVTPDTLWLRLLGRGKVQRQGIDELVNLPPEYPYKSGILEVLYTLQKNLEINQKDGEDQELIMRLAPLYQEDRARAIQEGFELGKAEGEAKGKINLILRLLTRRFGDLDPEITNSIARLTPEKLESLEEMLLDFNTVSDLNEWLSDNSQKTDPS